Proteins encoded in a region of the Paenibacillus wynnii genome:
- a CDS encoding polysaccharide deacetylase family protein, protein MRLGVNDKLTEIKAVSVKGTYYVPLRDLSTELNLTLTGQSDGIEVKGPKGYVKLSLNEGGSVTSNGIVFSLNTFNQDGKRMVPLKVVVHLGYIISYKPEQYLLRVHDDTAQLDNAAFVNKYQEELMAIKEPVPTPQSDKRKSGQVVYLTFDDGPTVVTGQLLDLLAKYDVKATFFMMGPHINKYPDQVKRIAKEKHGMGLHGITHRKERFYASPAAALAEMKGDQAILKKVTGISSILIRTPYGSKPYFTKSFRDKVLSQDFNLWDWNVDSEDWKYKEDSAKIYNSVMNQVHKLQKGKVNPVILMHDQKSTLKVLPQILESLKKEGYQFEIITKDLKPLNFWKDLR, encoded by the coding sequence ATGCGATTAGGTGTGAATGATAAATTAACCGAGATCAAGGCTGTTTCCGTAAAGGGAACCTATTATGTTCCGCTTCGCGATCTTTCCACAGAACTGAATTTGACCCTGACAGGACAATCCGACGGAATTGAAGTTAAGGGGCCGAAGGGCTATGTAAAGCTGTCTTTAAATGAAGGGGGCAGTGTTACTTCTAATGGAATTGTATTTTCGCTGAATACCTTCAATCAGGATGGAAAACGGATGGTTCCGCTTAAGGTTGTTGTACATCTCGGATATATAATTTCCTATAAACCCGAACAATATTTATTGAGAGTACATGATGACACTGCTCAATTAGATAACGCTGCCTTTGTGAACAAATATCAAGAGGAATTAATGGCTATAAAAGAACCAGTACCCACACCTCAATCGGACAAAAGAAAATCGGGGCAGGTTGTATATTTAACCTTTGACGATGGCCCTACGGTTGTGACCGGACAACTGCTCGATCTTTTGGCAAAGTATGATGTGAAAGCTACATTTTTTATGATGGGTCCCCACATTAATAAGTATCCTGATCAAGTGAAGCGCATAGCGAAAGAAAAGCATGGTATGGGTCTTCATGGTATCACACATCGGAAGGAAAGGTTTTACGCATCTCCGGCAGCGGCATTAGCTGAAATGAAAGGGGATCAAGCTATTCTGAAAAAGGTAACCGGGATAAGTAGCATATTGATCCGCACGCCATACGGTAGTAAGCCATACTTTACAAAGTCCTTCCGAGATAAGGTGCTGAGTCAGGACTTTAATTTGTGGGATTGGAATGTTGACTCCGAGGATTGGAAGTACAAAGAGGACAGCGCAAAAATTTATAATTCTGTCATGAATCAGGTACACAAGCTGCAAAAAGGGAAAGTTAACCCTGTGATTCTTATGCATGATCAGAAGTCTACTCTTAAAGTGCTGCCGCAAATACTGGAGTCCTTGAAAAAGGAAGGATATCAATTTGAAATCATTACGAAGGATCTGAAACCGTTGAATTTTTGGAAAGATTTACGGTGA
- the qoxA gene encoding cytochrome aa3 quinol oxidase subunit II yields the protein MNKKGPLFAFFLSLVLLLPGCSSIAVLNPKGPAARTLSDTIVLSILVMLGVLAVVYILYIFVLVKYRAKKSNEGYIPEHEEGNKWLEAIWIIIPIIIVAFLSVVTVKTTNEVENVAEEYKDQKPLVIYASSSNWKWHFSYPEEGIETVNYVNMPVHRAVEFRMYSFGTITSLWIPQLAGQKYAMSDMLTTLHLSADTEGSYIGKNANFSGKGFAHMEFEALVLSNEQYDEWVKEVKDTAEPLTEDTFKDLLAIEHIGRKTFSSTHLTFSPPPMDHSEMDRDQDHDQMDMDNGNMEHQDNKEIHPSPEPSAETEFDGEPNPELDQPLPSSPVEEHTSHNSK from the coding sequence ATGAACAAAAAAGGGCCGTTATTCGCTTTTTTTCTCAGTCTTGTCCTGCTCTTGCCAGGTTGCAGCTCAATTGCTGTACTCAATCCTAAAGGGCCGGCTGCACGAACTTTGTCTGACACGATTGTCCTATCCATTCTAGTGATGCTCGGTGTCCTTGCGGTTGTCTACATCTTATACATCTTTGTACTTGTGAAGTATCGGGCAAAGAAAAGTAACGAAGGTTATATCCCTGAGCATGAGGAGGGTAACAAATGGCTTGAAGCCATCTGGATTATTATCCCGATTATCATCGTAGCCTTTCTCTCTGTTGTAACTGTTAAGACTACCAATGAAGTGGAGAACGTTGCAGAGGAATATAAAGATCAGAAGCCGCTTGTTATCTATGCTTCTTCCTCCAACTGGAAATGGCATTTCAGTTATCCCGAAGAGGGAATTGAAACTGTAAACTACGTTAATATGCCGGTTCATCGGGCCGTAGAATTTAGAATGTACTCTTTCGGCACAATTACCAGCTTGTGGATTCCTCAACTCGCCGGACAGAAATATGCAATGAGTGATATGCTCACAACGCTTCACCTCTCAGCTGATACAGAGGGTTCTTATATTGGTAAGAACGCCAACTTTAGCGGTAAAGGCTTTGCCCATATGGAATTCGAAGCGCTTGTACTGAGCAATGAACAATATGATGAATGGGTGAAAGAGGTCAAAGATACTGCGGAGCCATTGACAGAGGATACTTTCAAAGATCTTCTGGCTATTGAGCATATAGGCCGCAAAACGTTCTCCTCCACTCATTTAACATTCAGTCCTCCTCCTATGGATCATAGTGAAATGGACAGAGATCAGGATCACGACCAAATGGATATGGACAACGGGAATATGGAGCATCAGGATAACAAAGAAATTCATCCTTCTCCAGAGCCTTCTGCCGAGACAGAGTTCGACGGTGAACCAAACCCTGAACTGGATCAGCCGCTTCCAAGCTCACCGGTAGAAGAACATACATCACATAACAGTAAATAA